The genomic DNA GTACGGAACTCATCCTTAATTTGCCACAAACTGCGACATACATTTATTCTCCCACAAGCATACAGAAAAACCTTTCCTACTTTACATAGAGGAAAGGTTTAATTTGCTACTTGCATACTGCTTTTTGCCCTTCGCTCTTATCGTTCGAGACCTGTAGCCTCGCACAGGTTTTAGCACCTATTCACCTGTATTTACCACTACAAGTGAGGTTGCTGGGCTTCATCGGGCCTGTCCCTCCGCCAGCTCGGGATAAGAGAGTATCCGTCCCAACCTATACTAAAGAAATGATATTCATTTGTCAATTAATATTCACATTTTCCTGAAAGTTTTTCTCAATGCGCCTAAAATGAAATATTAATAAGGAAATAATGTATTCACACAAACAAAAAGAAATAAATAGTATACATTATTTATATAATTGTGTTATACTCTTGTTGGGGATTACGAGAAATATTTCATTAAATGAAAAGGATGGTATATAAATATGAGTACTGTGAATGTCCAAATTGGTTTACACGAATTATTGAACGGAAGCAATGCACAGATTCAACTAAGTGTTCCGCAATTAGTGGAAAAAGTATTAATGCGAAATGAAGGGAAATTAACTTCGACTGGTGCCGTTTCTGCTTCAACAGGAAAATATACAGGACGTTCTCCTAAAGATAAATTTATTGTGAAAGAAGCATCGGTTGCTGACAAAATTGCTTGGGGAGCTGTGAATCAACCGATTTCTGAAGAACATTTTAATAAATTATATACTAAAGTTTTAGAATACTTAAAAGAAAAAGAAGAGTTATTCGTCTTCAATGGATTTGCAGGCGCTGACCGCAATTACCGCCTACCAATTCAAGTTATTAACGAATATGCATGGCACAATTTATTTGTACATCAATTATTCATTCGTCCAACTGAAGAAGAATTAACAACTCATGAATCAGAGTTCACAATTGTTTCTGCGCCGAATTTCAAAGCTGATCCAGCTGTTGACGGTACAAACTCTGAAGCATTCATTATGGTTTCATTCGAAAAACGTATCGTACTAATTGGTGGTACAGAATACGCTGGAGAAATGAAAAAATCAATCTTCTCTATTATGAACTTCTTACTACCTGAACAAGATATTCTTTCTATGCATTGCTCTGCAAACGTAGGTGAAGAAGGTGACGTAGCACTATTCTTCGGTTTATCTGGAACAGGTAAAACAACATTATCTGCTGATCCAAACCGCAAATTAATCGGTGATGATGAGCATGGTTGGTCTGATAACGGTGTATTCAATATTGAAGGCGGTTGCTACGCAAAATGTGTAAACCTTTCTCACGAGAAAGAACTACAAATTTTCGATGCAATCAAATTTGGATCTGTTTTAGAAAACGTTATCATTAATAACCAAACGCGTATCGCAGACTATAACGATACTACTTTAACAGAAAATACTCGTGCTGCATACCCTATGCATGCGATCGATAATATCGTACTGCCAAGTGTTGCTGGACACCCAAATACAATCATTTTCTTAACTGCTGATGCATCTGGCGTATTGCCTCCAATCAGTAAGTTATCAAAAGAACAAGCTATGTATCATTTCTTAAGTGGTTATACTAGTAAACTAGCAGGAACAGAGCGCGGTGTTACATCTCCGCAAGCAACATTCTCAACTTGCTTCGGTTCACCATTCTTACCACTTGATGCATCTCGCTATGCTGAAATGCTTGGTGAAAAAATTGAGAAACACGATGCGAAAGTATTCTTAGTAAACACTGGCTGGACTGGTGGCGAATACGGCGTTGGAAAACGTATGAACTTAGGTTACACTCGTGCAATGATTCAAGCGGCATTAAGCGGCGAACTTGCGAAAACTGAAACAGCTAAACATAACATCTTCGGTCTTGAAGTTCCACTTCACGTACCAGGTGTACCTGACGAAGTGTTAATGCCTGAACAAACTTGGGCTGATAAAGCTGCTTACAAAGCAAAAGCAATCGAGCTTGCAAATGAATTCAAAGAGAACTTCAAAAAGTTCGACAGCGTATCTGAAGATATTATTAACTTAGGCGGCCCAATCGCTTAAGAATAAACTTTCTGTTGGAATAACCCTTTTACTCATATGAATAAGTGTCGTGTAACCGTAAAGTTCCGCGTACTCACCGACAAAACCCAATGCGGCTTAACGGTTACACACACTTACATAAAAAAGAAGCTTACGTTTTTGCGTAAGCTTCTTTCTATATCTTATATAAAGTGAAACGTTCATCTCTTCATCTGTGGCTTAGCTCGGTTAACTTACAGAAATTTCACTTTATATTTATTTACTTTTAGTTTTTCATGATACAATTTACATATATAGGAAGGGGTGAAACCTATGAAAAATTTTTCTCGTACAGGAAAAATTTTATTCAGTTATGGAGCGATCCAAATGTTTTGGGGACTTGTGATGCTTAACGTTAATTTATTTGAGCATACAAGTGAAACAATAAAATATATTATTCTAATTATCGGGATAGCTTTTTGTATTATATCCAACTTTTTTAAAAAATCTAAGAGTCATACTAATACGTGATTTCATGTTAACTTATTGGAAGCGGAAATCTGTATTTTATGCAAAGTTACGCTTCCTGCTGTACTATCCATCACTGAATCACTTATCCCAGAGTAAACCCATTTCAACAGAGATAAATCACGGCTTCGCACATATAAATTATATCCCTACTCACTACATCTCTCTGGTTTCACATCGCATGGGGCTAAAAAAGGCTCTGACCGTTTCTATCCGTGGCTGGATCATCTATTCCATCTAAAAAGAAGCTTTTTATCTTTTTAGCTCTTCGTTAATTCTTTCTCATCTTTCATGCTATAGTATCCTAAATTAACAACAATTAAGAAATAGCCGCCCATAATCCCTACTGCAAATGCCCACATAACCATGTGGTGCTCAATTTCGTACATAATAATAGCACCTAAAATAGCCGCAGCAAAACGATTAAACATACCGAGCGTCGGTGCTTTCGTTTTCTTTACGATACTATCTCCAAGCTTCTCAATTCGTCTCCCTAAAAGCCAAACGCAATACATACTTACGATAAGTCCAATTCCAGCGCCTAAAAAATGTGCTGAAAACGGTGTTAACATCCATCCTATTAACAAAATACCTAGTATATAATACGATTGAATTTTAAATGACCTTAATGACATACTAATCATGCTGTTCTCCTCTTCGGTAATTTTTATCTATCCAACAAAAAATTTCTTTCAAGTTTATACTGCTTACATCCATTTCAATCAAATTAAAAACAACATAAACGATATGTTTACGTTGTTTAAATGCTTTTAGGAAATAATATTATACAAGATTTCAAACATCATATTCTTATAATTTGTGACGTTTTTCCAAACATTTTTCGTCCATTTATGAAAAAAATGATATCAATCTATGAACATACGGATATGATGTAATAAGCACACAAATAAAGGGGGCGTCTAATGATTTATTTTTTAATGGCTCTCATTCACCTTATTATCCCTGCACTTATTGGACTTTCATTGTATTGGTACACGAAAAATCATAGTATTTTCTATGCTGTCCTCGGTGTTCTTCTTCCAGGTATTATTCTTATCACACTCTTCCGTATTCCATTTTTAAACTTAATTCCACTTATTACTGCTATCTTATTTCTCGTCTTCTTACCAAAAATAAAAAAATAGGAAAGCAGATCATAGGTGATCTGTTTTCCTATTTTGATATAGGTTCCCCACAGTAGAGTGCACTTTTACTTTCTCCGATTTCACAAACCATAAACCGAAGAAAATAATAATCCCACCAATTATTTGTTGAAACGATACATATTCATCTGCCCATACAGCTGCAAATAAAACAGCTACAAGCGGCGTTATATACATATATACCATCGTATGTGACGCCCCAATTTTTTGAATCCCAACATACCACATAACTAAACCGAATACTGTTACAAAGAAAATAGAATATAGTAAAGCAAATAGTGTCATTCCATGTGTAATGTGAAATGGCATTATAAATATGTATGGTCCACTTAAAAGTAAAAGCGGCATCGCGCCAACTAGTGCTGACCATGCGGTGACACGTAGTGCTGAATATTTTTTAATTAATGGACCAGCTAAAACAGGATAAAGCCCCCAGCATATTGATGTAATTAGCCCAATTCCATTTCCATAAAAAGAACTAGCAAGTGAATGCCCTGCTACTAAAACTAATGCTGCACCACTAAAGGCAATGATAGAACCGATGAACTTTCGAGAAGAAAACTTTTCTTGTTTCAAGAAAATAGCAAATACAGTTGTAAAAATAGGTGAAATAGAAATAAGTAAAGAGGCATTTGTAGCGGATGTATATTTGACAGTTTCCATAAATAACGTTTGATACAGTACAATACCTACAACGCTAACGATGATTAATCTAGGTATATCTTTTCTCTCCATATAAACCGACTTTTCAATAAAAAAGGTAAGGAGTAACATAAGCGGTGCCGCCGATATCATACGAAGTGCAGTAAACTCAATTGCTGTAAATTCTAAAAGTCCATATTTCGCAATCGTAAAATTAATCCCCCAAATAATAACAACTGCTAAAATTAATAACTCAATTCCCCATCTTCTCATGCGTATCCCCTCCGCAAATAAGATTATACAGAAAATTCAATCATATGTACATTTCATTATGTGAAAAAAACCTTTGTATTGTATGCAACGTTTTGGTACAGGAAATTATATCGGCGATTTTTTAAATATATCGACTTATACAATAAAAAAGGTGATTCCAAAATACATTTTGGAATCACCTTTCCTTCACTACACTCGAACGTGTAACTTCATATTTGGATTATAAAATTGGCTTGGGCTCTTCAGCTGAAAAGTTCCTCCACCTTCATGCCAATCAACTGTTAACTTATCATCCATAAATACAAGCTTTGTGCGATCTGCGATAAAGCTAAACTGGCTTGATTCAATATCCACATCGCGCTCATCTTTTTCTGCTACAGCTACTAAATCGATAATTCCGCTCATTACACAACCGCAACCTTCGTTATCGTAAAATAACTTTATATATTTCGCCTCATTTGGAATCGTATCCATAATCTTTTTATATGCTGCTTCTGTTACAGTAACGTACATATGTTAATGTTCATCCTCTCTCGTATCATTCATATATTGTACCACCTTTTTTCTCAAAAAATATATACAGAAAATTCTGACCGATATACAATGTATGTAATAAAGGAGGTTGTATCACTTATGCTCAAATTACTGCGATACCCCATCTTCTTAGGTCTACTCGGTAGTTTTTTTATTTCCAGCGGAATGGTATTACAACATATACTTCCCTATTCTCCTTCTATTGGTTGGATTCTAAGCTTTATTTGTTTCCTAACCGCTTCTTATTTTGCTATGAACAACAAAAATAATTAATTGAAGACGAACCAATAGTCGAAACATCCACAGAAGTACTCCAAAAGCATCTAAAAAATCTCTTCCATATATTAATCCTATTTTTACTATAAACGCTATGCATTCTATATTTTTAATAACAAATATATATCCATTTCATTTTCAAAAAATGCCCCAATAATTGGGGCCAACAAATAGAAATAGAAATAGAAATACAAATAAATTAAAACAACTAACAGACAAGCTCATTTTATACTATCATTGTAAAAATATCCATATTTTAGATTTAAAATTATATATACTGTACGAATGATGCAAACACTTTTGAATTTTTATTCATAAAAAGGGAAATCGCTCTCAAGTAAGTGATTTCCCTTTTAAAAATACTTTTTTATTGTATCGGCAACATAACCTTCACCGTCGTCCCAACCCCAACTTCACTTTCAAAACTCATTTTACCGTTGTGGTCTTTAATAATTTTTTCTGTAACTACTAAACCTAAACCTGTTCCCGTTTCTTTCGTTGTGTAAAAGGCTTCATTTAGCTTCGGAATTTTGTCTTTTGGGATGCCGCATCCCTCATCCTTAACTTGAATAATGATTGCATCTTCTACAGTCACTTTAATCGTAATCGTTCCGCCAACTAACATTGCCTCAATCGCATTTTTAATTAAATTAAAAAACACTTGTTTTAATCGTTTTTCATCGCATGTAATCGATGGTATGTCTTTACTATAAATACCTTGTATGTGAACTCCTTGCTTTAAAGCAGGCTTTCCCATAACTCGAATAACATAAGCGATAATTTCTTCTATACTATGAATTTCTGATTCTAGTGATTTAGATTTCTCAAATCCACTAAGTTCTGTAGCGATTGTATGAATTCGTTCCACTTCCTGTTTCATAATATCACTATATATTTTATCCTCTGGATATTTATTTGCTTGCTTATTCACAAATTTCTTCAAATTCGCTAGAGGTCTTTTAATTTTGTAGCCAATAACTGTTGCCATTTTTCCAACAGTTGCTAGCTTTTCTGTTTGTTGTATTTCTTTATCCATCATCTCAAGCGTACGAACGTAAGATTGAAACCGCAAAAACATAATCCAACATATGACAGTAAATACGCTATATAATGCCATCGGGATTAAAACGAGTGAAGAGTGAATAATGATTCCTATAAGAGCGTATTTTCCAACAAGTATGCTCGGAACTAACCAAAAATATCTTTTATTCACAAAGAGTGGGGCAAATAAAATAAAAAATCCTTCTACTATATTCCCACCATCAAACTCAGCATCACTACCGTAGTAAATCATAAAATTATGGATAAAATCTAATAGGTTATATCCAATTAGTATAATATACTTCACTGCAAATGGATTCTTCCATTTCATGAAATATACTCCAATACAAAATAAGATCACCATCAGAAAATACAGCCATAAACCTAAACCATCTTCAAATTGTCCTACTCCTTCTTGCTCTCCTCCTATTAAAGGTACAATAAATTCGTAGGCAAGATCGTATACAAAAAATATAATAAAAAATAAACTTAAAAATATTTTCAGTGCCTTCATTTCTTCATTTTTAAATATATCGTCTTTATTCATATGGTAACTCCTAGCTTTTCTCCCACTTGGATTTCACTATTTCCACGTTGTTTCGGGAGAATGATATCTATTCTAGTTCCAATATCTCTTTCACTTGAAATATGTAATTCACCAAGATGCTGCTCAGTAACAAGCCGATGTGCTACCGTAAGTCCCAGGCCAATTTTATCTTGTTTCGTTGTATAAAAGGCTTCTGTAATACGAGCCAAATTTTCCTTCTTAATACCGTAACCATTATCGATTACACTTAGCATTACATAATCTTGGCCTTTATTTTCTAACCGTAACTCTAACGTGCCACCTTGCTCCATTGCCTCCAGAGCATTTTTTATGACATATAGAAAGACTCCTCTTATTTTCCGCTCATCACATTCAACTTCTAATATCTTCTCTTCGATATTAGAAATAAGCTGAACATTGGATTCATTCATTTTTTCTCGAAGAATTGTTACTGCTTGTAATGCAATTTCACCTATATTATGTTTCTTATAAATAGAGGGTTTACATGTAGCAACCTCCATCAATTCACTTATCATATTATTCATATTTTCTATTTCAAAAATCATCTGTTTGTAAATAGGGTCCTCCCCATGCTTCTCTCGTTGTAATTGCGTAAACCCTTTTAATGAAGCAAGTGGATTTTTAATTTCATGTCCCACTGTCGCTGCCATTTTTCCGATTACTGCTAATTTTTGTGATTCACTAGCAATCTTAATACTTTCCTTTACCGCTGAAAGGTATTGTATAAATCGATTTAAAATGATGTATGCCGCTATTAATACGAGTGTATACATAATGAGGAACATAAACCCTTTTACTTCCTTTAATACAAATAAATAAATCACATATTTCCCTACAATAGTTGAAAGTACAAACACAAAATATTTTTTATTTAAAAATATAGGTACAAAGAAGATGAGAATAATTTCTATTATATTTCCCCCATCAAATGCCGCCTTATTATAAAGCATATACGAAAGTATATTAATGATTTCTATTCCTATGTATGCAAATACACATGCATATTTAACAAGGTTCGCTTTCTCTTTTTTTATTAAGTATACATTCACACCGAGTATTGCTGTTCCGCAAATAACTTGCCATAGTATGCTATGTCCCTTATCCGTTAGCGATTTATTCTCTAATACGATTGCGTAGAAAATTTGGTATGAAACTACAATGCCATATAGCACCCACAAAAGGATTTTTGCATTCTTTTCTTCTTCTTTATATGATAGAAAACTTTCTTTCACTTCAACACCCCTTCAAAGTAATATCTCGAAGAATACCATTTATTATAATAAATGATTTTCATAAACAAACAAAGATAAATCGAACATTTAAGGAAAATCATCCCAATGTCACGATATTTTCAGACTATATGCATTCATAAAAACTATAAACAATAATACGTATATTATGTAGGGGGTAGAAGATAAAAAATAAAGTGAAACTTTAATCAGCCCTTACCAATCAGGCTTTTACGGGCCATTGATAAATGGATAAATCACTGAAATCTTTCACACTTAAAAATGAAAGAAAGCCTGGTGTCTTAATAGAACAAAACTCTATGCTCCTGGCGAATGAATTTATTAAGGCTATGACGAAACAACGTTTTTGGGATAGAGCTTATGAATAGGATAGGGGGATAATTTATGTTTGTTACCGTCGAAAAAGATGTGCATATTTTTGTGCAAGACGTGAATCCCGGCCCCGGTAGTAAAACCGTGTTCTTCGTCCACGGCTGGCCTTTAAATCATCAAATGTACCAATATCAGCTCAATGTGTTGCCACAGCATGGTTTCCGCTGCATCGCTATGGATATACGCGGAAACGGGCAATCTGATAAACCGTGGACTGGTTACACATACGATCGTTTAGCAGACGATATCGCCATTGTTCTAGAAGCACTTCAAGTAGAAAATGCTACATTAGTTGGTTTCTCAGTAGGTGGTGCTCTTTCTATTCGGTACATGTCTCGCTATAATGGTCATCGTATTTCTAAACTTGTATTAGTCGATGCTGTTTCCCCCTCTTTCGTTAAAAATCAAGAATCTCCCTATGGTGTCCCAAAAGAACAAGCAGATACCCTTATTAATCAAATGTATGCCAATATGCCTAAATTTTTAAATGACGTATCTTTATCATTTTTTAATAGAAACTTAGGATCTGCTACGTTAGAATGGTTTTCTTATCTCGGTATGCAGTCTGCTTCCTACGCTCTCATCAAAATATTACAAGCAGCCGCAAATGAAGATGTAACGAAAGATTTAAGTAAAATTAACGTCCCAACAAAAATATTCCACGGTATTCACGATCAACTTATCCCTTACAAAAGCGCTGAACTCACACAAAGGCGGATTAAAAACTCTCAGTTACAGCCTCTTACAAATAGTGGTCACGGTTCTCCAATCGATCAAGCGGATGAATTAAATGAAGAACTTATAAAATTTTTACGTTCATAAAAACCTATGCCAAATCGTGTTGATATGAACGCAGTTTTTGAAAAGGTTAAAATTCACACATTTCTCACAAATCAATCAATAAAACGATTATATTTACATTTATACTAAATGTACAGGTAATATTCCCTAAACCCAGCTTGTCTGGTTACCCCGTTAAATACTATAAAAAAAGAACTTGTATCGTTATACAAGTTCTTTTTATTTTTCTATTTAAAAAGTATATCTTTACTATACTGCTTTCCAGCAAGTAAATCATATTGGAGCATTTTATATTGCTCTAACATTTCTTTTTGTTCTTTTGTTAAATCTGTTATCTCTTCCCCATCTTTATTAACCTTTAACTCATCTCTCAGAACCGGTATTTCTTTATGCATTTCCGATAGAAATTGATAAAATGGTGATTGATTTAATCCTGCATAATCAAAAACAAGACTAGAAAAATAAATTGGACTTACTAAACCTAAATTGTCATTTGGCAAATCGAAATTCGCATACATTAACAATGGTGTTTCTGACATAATTAATCTTTCTCTTACCGTCTCTTCATTTTCTATATATCCTGCTTCTTTATAAATAGATTTATTAGTTCCTAACATAGGTAAATGATCTCCAAAGAAGACTAATAAAGTAGGCCTGTCTAACTCATCAAGCTGCTCGATTAAATATTGTAGCGCTTCATCAGACAGTCTTACCCCTTCTGTATATGCTTCTAATTCCGCTTTCGATTCCTCTTCTGTTAACCCACTAATTTCTATTTTATTTTCACCAAACATATTTGGTGTATATGGAAAATGATTTTGCATCGTCACCGCATGAATAAATGTAGGTTGTTTTCTCTTTTTTAATTCATCTATTATTTCTTTACTCATAGATAAATCACCAATATTATCTCCAACCACTTCTGTATTTTTCATCGTGTCTTCTGCATTAAAATTATCGAATCCTAATGTTTTATATACATCTTCCCGTTTATAAAACGATCGATTAAAGGCATGAATTGCACTTGCATAATACCCTTGCTTTTTCAATTCACTTGCAATAGATGGAACTTCTTTCTGACTTGGAATAGCTTGTTGATAGGGTATAGAACCTGGCATTAAAAGGCTCATCGAGTAACTCGTTAATGCTTCAAATTCTGTATTCGCTGTATTCCCTCCAAATGTAGGAGCTATCGTTTGTCCCCCTGGGAAATTCTCTGTATAACGATGTAAATTCGGCACTGGATCTTCGCTAAATGAAAGATTCGTTAATTTTGTCGGAT from Bacillus basilensis includes the following:
- the pckA gene encoding phosphoenolpyruvate carboxykinase (ATP), with translation MSTVNVQIGLHELLNGSNAQIQLSVPQLVEKVLMRNEGKLTSTGAVSASTGKYTGRSPKDKFIVKEASVADKIAWGAVNQPISEEHFNKLYTKVLEYLKEKEELFVFNGFAGADRNYRLPIQVINEYAWHNLFVHQLFIRPTEEELTTHESEFTIVSAPNFKADPAVDGTNSEAFIMVSFEKRIVLIGGTEYAGEMKKSIFSIMNFLLPEQDILSMHCSANVGEEGDVALFFGLSGTGKTTLSADPNRKLIGDDEHGWSDNGVFNIEGGCYAKCVNLSHEKELQIFDAIKFGSVLENVIINNQTRIADYNDTTLTENTRAAYPMHAIDNIVLPSVAGHPNTIIFLTADASGVLPPISKLSKEQAMYHFLSGYTSKLAGTERGVTSPQATFSTCFGSPFLPLDASRYAEMLGEKIEKHDAKVFLVNTGWTGGEYGVGKRMNLGYTRAMIQAALSGELAKTETAKHNIFGLEVPLHVPGVPDEVLMPEQTWADKAAYKAKAIELANEFKENFKKFDSVSEDIINLGGPIA
- a CDS encoding ATP synthase subunit I, translated to MISMSLRSFKIQSYYILGILLIGWMLTPFSAHFLGAGIGLIVSMYCVWLLGRRIEKLGDSIVKKTKAPTLGMFNRFAAAILGAIIMYEIEHHMVMWAFAVGIMGGYFLIVVNLGYYSMKDEKELTKS
- a CDS encoding DMT family transporter encodes the protein MRRWGIELLILAVVIIWGINFTIAKYGLLEFTAIEFTALRMISAAPLMLLLTFFIEKSVYMERKDIPRLIIVSVVGIVLYQTLFMETVKYTSATNASLLISISPIFTTVFAIFLKQEKFSSRKFIGSIIAFSGAALVLVAGHSLASSFYGNGIGLITSICWGLYPVLAGPLIKKYSALRVTAWSALVGAMPLLLLSGPYIFIMPFHITHGMTLFALLYSIFFVTVFGLVMWYVGIQKIGASHTMVYMYITPLVAVLFAAVWADEYVSFQQIIGGIIIFFGLWFVKSEKVKVHSTVGNLYQNRKTDHL
- a CDS encoding iron-sulfur cluster biosynthesis family protein codes for the protein MYVTVTEAAYKKIMDTIPNEAKYIKLFYDNEGCGCVMSGIIDLVAVAEKDERDVDIESSQFSFIADRTKLVFMDDKLTVDWHEGGGTFQLKSPSQFYNPNMKLHVRV
- a CDS encoding ATP-binding protein, with translation MNKDDIFKNEEMKALKIFLSLFFIIFFVYDLAYEFIVPLIGGEQEGVGQFEDGLGLWLYFLMVILFCIGVYFMKWKNPFAVKYIILIGYNLLDFIHNFMIYYGSDAEFDGGNIVEGFFILFAPLFVNKRYFWLVPSILVGKYALIGIIIHSSLVLIPMALYSVFTVICWIMFLRFQSYVRTLEMMDKEIQQTEKLATVGKMATVIGYKIKRPLANLKKFVNKQANKYPEDKIYSDIMKQEVERIHTIATELSGFEKSKSLESEIHSIEEIIAYVIRVMGKPALKQGVHIQGIYSKDIPSITCDEKRLKQVFFNLIKNAIEAMLVGGTITIKVTVEDAIIIQVKDEGCGIPKDKIPKLNEAFYTTKETGTGLGLVVTEKIIKDHNGKMSFESEVGVGTTVKVMLPIQ
- a CDS encoding ATP-binding protein codes for the protein MKESFLSYKEEEKNAKILLWVLYGIVVSYQIFYAIVLENKSLTDKGHSILWQVICGTAILGVNVYLIKKEKANLVKYACVFAYIGIEIINILSYMLYNKAAFDGGNIIEIILIFFVPIFLNKKYFVFVLSTIVGKYVIYLFVLKEVKGFMFLIMYTLVLIAAYIILNRFIQYLSAVKESIKIASESQKLAVIGKMAATVGHEIKNPLASLKGFTQLQREKHGEDPIYKQMIFEIENMNNMISELMEVATCKPSIYKKHNIGEIALQAVTILREKMNESNVQLISNIEEKILEVECDERKIRGVFLYVIKNALEAMEQGGTLELRLENKGQDYVMLSVIDNGYGIKKENLARITEAFYTTKQDKIGLGLTVAHRLVTEQHLGELHISSERDIGTRIDIILPKQRGNSEIQVGEKLGVTI
- a CDS encoding alpha/beta fold hydrolase; translation: MFVTVEKDVHIFVQDVNPGPGSKTVFFVHGWPLNHQMYQYQLNVLPQHGFRCIAMDIRGNGQSDKPWTGYTYDRLADDIAIVLEALQVENATLVGFSVGGALSIRYMSRYNGHRISKLVLVDAVSPSFVKNQESPYGVPKEQADTLINQMYANMPKFLNDVSLSFFNRNLGSATLEWFSYLGMQSASYALIKILQAAANEDVTKDLSKINVPTKIFHGIHDQLIPYKSAELTQRRIKNSQLQPLTNSGHGSPIDQADELNEELIKFLRS